In a genomic window of Cytobacillus sp. FSL H8-0458:
- a CDS encoding ABC transporter substrate-binding protein translates to MKISRIWALLVLASALLLAACSAEEANTAKVKSEQAEQTEKVVIENEGFVNEYEEAPKRAISLNQHVTEIMLALSLEDSMAGTAFLDNEIYDPLQEAYDKVPVLADQYPSKEQVISEEADFLYGGWESAFNEKNIATREELKELGINSYLQSSSVKVAPTLEDVYSDIRSISKIFRVEERGEKLIDQMNQEIEAITSQLPEVKEPLKVLVYDSGETDVFTATQNFMNTLVTMAGGHNVFGDVKGNWATVSKEDAVERQPDVIVVIDYGSTTAEQKIEFLKKDPALSQTPAVQNERFVILPLSAASEGVRVGEALEVLAKGFYPEVFKN, encoded by the coding sequence ATGAAAATCAGCAGAATTTGGGCTTTACTGGTCTTAGCGTCCGCATTATTATTGGCGGCATGCTCAGCAGAAGAAGCAAATACAGCAAAGGTGAAAAGTGAGCAAGCGGAGCAAACCGAGAAAGTGGTTATTGAAAATGAAGGATTTGTGAATGAATACGAAGAAGCGCCCAAGCGTGCTATATCATTGAATCAGCATGTGACCGAAATTATGCTGGCGCTTAGCTTAGAAGATTCAATGGCCGGTACGGCATTTTTGGATAACGAGATTTATGATCCCTTACAGGAGGCATACGACAAAGTTCCAGTACTGGCAGATCAATATCCATCAAAAGAGCAAGTCATATCAGAAGAAGCAGACTTTCTATATGGCGGCTGGGAAAGTGCCTTCAATGAGAAAAATATTGCAACACGTGAAGAACTAAAGGAATTAGGTATTAACAGCTACTTACAATCATCATCAGTGAAAGTGGCACCCACCCTGGAAGATGTCTATAGTGACATCCGCAGCATTTCAAAAATTTTCCGGGTTGAAGAACGCGGGGAAAAACTAATTGATCAAATGAATCAAGAAATTGAAGCCATTACATCACAATTGCCGGAAGTAAAAGAGCCGCTGAAGGTCCTGGTTTACGATAGCGGTGAAACAGATGTATTCACAGCCACACAAAACTTCATGAATACCCTTGTCACAATGGCAGGAGGCCATAATGTCTTCGGGGATGTAAAAGGAAACTGGGCTACCGTCTCAAAAGAAGACGCAGTAGAACGCCAGCCTGATGTCATAGTAGTGATAGATTATGGCTCAACAACTGCCGAACAAAAAATAGAATTCCTTAAAAAGGACCCGGCCTTAAGCCAGACACCAGCCGTACAAAACGAACGCTTTGTCATCCTGCCTTTATCAGCAGCATCTGAAGGAGTTCGAGTTGGGGAAGCGCTTGAGGTTTTGGCAAAAGGATTTTATCCGGAGGTTTTTAAAAACTAG
- a CDS encoding CbiX/SirB N-terminal domain-containing protein → MTTWNLTQMQRHLLICNGATCMGAGAEEVTQQIRDEIRKNRWDEHIHTSRTRCNGRCKDKCVVIDYPKGTWYSVQQEETARSIVHEAVKEESIIYSMEHGERKRNENRIKGIDKYKKGKGPMKKAVLFVGHGSRMEAGNNEVRRFIDQMRNDIDPALLVETCFLEFASPNIEDGIQLCAEKGADEIHVIPIILLHAGHSKLHIPAEIEHAKEHFPDIQFTYGQTIGVHEEVLEILKTRLAETGFDVNQTHEDTAILLIGRGGSDPYANADFYKISRLLWEKLNVSSVECAFMGVTAPTVKDGMNRCIKLGAKRIIMLPYFLFTGILMERMNKMAEQFKESYTHISIDIAEYFGYHPKLRTVLLERMNQALDGTSTGMQDLENFRKYAEEHGYEHHHHH, encoded by the coding sequence ATGACAACCTGGAATCTAACCCAAATGCAGCGTCACCTGCTCATCTGCAACGGCGCAACCTGTATGGGAGCAGGCGCAGAAGAAGTCACACAGCAAATACGCGATGAAATTCGGAAAAACCGTTGGGACGAGCATATTCATACATCCCGGACCCGCTGTAACGGCCGCTGCAAAGACAAATGCGTCGTCATTGATTACCCAAAAGGAACCTGGTATTCAGTCCAGCAGGAAGAAACAGCCCGCAGCATCGTTCATGAAGCAGTGAAAGAAGAGTCAATCATCTATTCAATGGAACACGGGGAACGCAAACGCAATGAAAACCGCATTAAAGGAATTGATAAATACAAAAAAGGAAAAGGGCCAATGAAAAAAGCTGTCTTATTTGTCGGCCATGGAAGCAGGATGGAGGCAGGGAATAACGAAGTCCGCCGATTCATCGATCAAATGAGAAACGACATTGACCCAGCTCTTCTGGTAGAAACCTGCTTCTTAGAATTTGCATCCCCCAATATTGAAGATGGCATTCAGCTTTGTGCTGAAAAAGGGGCAGATGAAATCCATGTCATTCCCATCATCTTATTACATGCCGGACACTCCAAGCTGCACATACCGGCAGAAATTGAACATGCCAAAGAGCACTTCCCTGATATTCAATTTACCTATGGCCAGACCATAGGGGTTCATGAGGAAGTTCTTGAAATATTAAAAACAAGACTTGCTGAAACCGGCTTTGATGTAAATCAAACACATGAAGATACAGCCATTTTATTAATCGGACGAGGCGGCAGCGATCCCTATGCCAATGCAGATTTTTATAAGATAAGCAGATTGCTGTGGGAAAAGTTAAATGTATCATCCGTTGAATGTGCCTTCATGGGGGTCACAGCGCCAACCGTCAAGGATGGTATGAACCGCTGCATTAAACTGGGTGCCAAACGAATCATCATGCTGCCCTATTTCTTATTTACCGGCATTTTAATGGAAAGAATGAACAAAATGGCCGAACAGTTTAAAGAAAGCTATACTCATATATCCATAGATATTGCAGAATACTTCGGCTACCATCCAAAGCTGAGAACCGTCCTGCTAGAGCGAATGAACCAGGCCCTCGATGGCACTTCAACAGGAATGCAGGACCTGGAAAATTTCCGTAAGTATGCGGAAGAACATGGCTATGAACATCATCACCATCATTAA
- a CDS encoding CBO0543 family protein — protein sequence MEKKLLNLLLGLCIFSVPFLFKGKKMRETLVVFFSKGVLATLIDAYVVGTKRVEYPVRPFSRIFKTNLIYDILFFPLLSVIWVKISYNDNLRDIFLKSLIFSVPMSIAQWYFEKNTRLFKWRKWSIFHTFGSVNFTLFTIRGFVGFIKKLDQIRGNEA from the coding sequence ATGGAGAAAAAATTATTAAACCTGCTTCTCGGATTGTGCATTTTTTCTGTTCCATTTTTGTTTAAAGGGAAAAAAATGAGGGAGACTTTAGTTGTTTTTTTCTCGAAAGGCGTTCTGGCTACACTGATTGATGCCTATGTTGTTGGAACGAAAAGAGTAGAATATCCGGTCCGCCCCTTTTCGAGGATTTTTAAAACCAACCTGATTTATGATATTTTGTTTTTCCCGCTTTTAAGTGTGATTTGGGTTAAGATTTCTTACAATGACAATCTAAGAGATATCTTTCTCAAAAGCTTGATATTCAGTGTCCCAATGAGCATCGCTCAATGGTATTTTGAGAAAAACACAAGACTGTTCAAGTGGAGGAAATGGTCCATTTTCCACACTTTTGGGAGTGTGAATTTCACTTTATTCACGATAAGAGGGTTTGTTGGGTTTATTAAAAAATTGGATCAAATTAGGGGCAATGAAGCATAG
- a CDS encoding phytoene desaturase family protein, whose product MPKKMIVIGAGPGGLAAGMMLASNGFEVEVYEKQTYIGGRNSQIRLGEYKFDMGPTFLSMLHIAEELFQASGRNMHDYIQAVELDPMYELIFENKKLLMTRDAKKMKAQIEEHYPGNGEGYERFMRETAKKMEALTPILQSRMDRFRHLFQPKVIRALPQLEVTSTLYDVLSRYFTEEELKLAFTFQSKYLGMSPWECPGAFSILSYMEHAYGVFHPIGGVNQLSEAMAKVIKEYGGGIHTGCGVKRLWLEGKAVKGVLLENGERKEADEVIINGDFAHVMTNLVEKGTLKKYSQAKLERKKYSCSTFMIYLGVNKQFDLPHHTIVFAKDYKKNVEEITKTQLISDDPSIYIQNASVTDPTLAPEGKSALYILAPVPNNFSAINWEKEKKRVRKLILKTLEEKTGFKNLEDYIEEERIITPAQWEKDILVYKGATFNLGHQLSQMVVFRPHNQFEELDNCWLVGGGTHPGSGLPTILESARITVNGILGQNGQQTVSVAPLPAVEGFL is encoded by the coding sequence TTGCCGAAAAAAATGATCGTGATCGGAGCGGGGCCTGGAGGACTGGCTGCAGGTATGATGCTGGCCAGCAATGGTTTTGAAGTGGAGGTCTATGAGAAGCAGACTTATATAGGAGGACGCAATTCACAGATCCGGCTGGGAGAATACAAGTTTGATATGGGGCCAACCTTTTTGAGCATGCTCCATATAGCAGAGGAGCTCTTCCAGGCATCAGGCAGAAACATGCATGACTATATACAGGCTGTTGAACTTGATCCCATGTATGAGCTTATATTTGAAAATAAAAAACTTCTGATGACACGTGATGCGAAAAAAATGAAGGCACAAATTGAAGAGCACTATCCTGGGAATGGTGAAGGCTACGAACGATTTATGAGAGAAACGGCCAAAAAGATGGAAGCTTTAACACCGATTCTTCAATCCAGGATGGACCGTTTCAGGCACCTGTTTCAGCCGAAAGTTATCAGAGCGCTGCCCCAGCTTGAAGTGACCAGCACTCTCTATGATGTGCTTTCACGCTATTTTACAGAAGAAGAACTGAAGCTTGCATTCACATTCCAGTCCAAGTACCTCGGGATGTCACCGTGGGAATGTCCGGGCGCCTTTTCGATTCTTTCCTATATGGAACACGCATACGGAGTATTCCATCCCATTGGAGGAGTGAATCAGTTATCAGAGGCAATGGCAAAGGTAATCAAAGAATACGGCGGAGGCATTCATACAGGCTGCGGAGTGAAAAGGCTCTGGTTAGAAGGAAAAGCCGTTAAAGGCGTTCTTTTGGAAAATGGAGAGCGCAAGGAAGCCGATGAGGTCATCATTAATGGAGATTTTGCCCACGTCATGACTAATTTAGTTGAGAAAGGAACGCTGAAAAAATACTCCCAGGCAAAGCTTGAGCGAAAGAAATATTCCTGTTCTACGTTTATGATCTATCTCGGAGTAAACAAACAGTTTGATCTGCCTCATCATACAATCGTGTTTGCAAAAGATTATAAGAAAAATGTTGAAGAAATAACAAAGACACAACTGATTTCAGATGATCCTTCCATTTATATCCAGAATGCAAGTGTTACAGATCCTACACTTGCACCTGAAGGCAAATCAGCATTGTATATCCTCGCGCCGGTGCCCAATAACTTTAGTGCCATCAACTGGGAGAAGGAAAAGAAGCGCGTGAGAAAGCTTATTTTGAAAACACTGGAAGAAAAAACAGGGTTTAAGAATCTCGAGGACTATATTGAGGAAGAAAGAATCATCACCCCTGCGCAATGGGAGAAAGATATTTTGGTTTATAAAGGCGCAACCTTCAACCTGGGCCATCAGCTTTCCCAAATGGTTGTTTTCAGGCCGCATAACCAATTCGAAGAGCTGGATAACTGCTGGCTTGTCGGCGGGGGAACCCATCCGGGAAGCGGGCTGCCGACGATTCTGGAATCAGCGAGGATTACGGTAAATGGCATTCTCGGGCAGAACGGGCAGCAAACGGTAAGTGTTGCTCCACTGCCGGCTGTGGAGGGTTTCCTATGA